A segment of the Capnocytophaga sp. ARDL2 genome:
TGCTGGGATAGAAATTTTCCCAGTAATTGCTCTCTTGATCTTTTTCTTGTTTTTCGTAGGACTTACCATTTGGGTAATGACTTATAAAAAACAAACGATAGATGAATTGAGCAACATTCCATTAGAAAAAGAAAACGAAACTGAATTAAACGCATAATATATATGAAAAAGTATTTTCCAGTATATGTAAGAGTACCCTTGTTGATAGCTTTGTTCTATGGACTAGTGGAATACTTTGTAGATTCGGGAGATCAACCTGCGATAGTAAAATTTCCTGAGTTATTGATTCTTATTGCCTTGTTTGTATTCGTGTTGATTGCAATCGAGATTACAGCATCGGCAAGTAAAAGCATTATGAACCAATTGATGTCTCCAGAGGAAAGAGCTGAAAGAGAGCGTTTGGAAAACTTGCCATTGTCTGAGCAAGTATGGTTCAAAAAAATGATGGCAAAATTGACGAAATCAAAATCTATTGAGGATGAAAAATCAATTGAGCTTGACCACGATTATGATGGAATCAAAGAATTAGACAACGACTTACCGCCTTGGTGGGTATATTTGTTCTATGTAACGATTATCTTTGGTGTGATTTACTTAGGTAAGTACCACTTGTTTGGAGGAGATAACCAATTGGTAGAGCTTGAAAAAGACATCGCAAAAGCTGAATTAGAAATCGAAGAATACAAGAAGACAGCACCAGATTTGTTGACAGTAGAAAATGTGGTGTATTTGACAGAGGCAGCAGACTTAGCAGCTGGTAAAGCGATTTACGACCAAAACTGTGTAGCGTGTCACGCGGTAGATGGTGGAGGAGGTATCGGTCCAAACTTGACAGATAACCATTGGATTTTGGGTGGAGATATCAAAGATATTTTTACGACTATTTCAGAAGGAGGTAGAGACGGAAAAGGTATGGTGCCTTGGAAAGCTCAAATCAAACCTTCGGATATTCAAAAAGTTGCAAGTTATGTTAAAAGTTTAGTGGGAACTACTCCAGCCAATCCAAAAGCTGCAGAAGGAGATCTTCATGTAGAAGACACTTCGGTAACTGAGACAACTGAAGAAGCTCCAGCAACTGAACAACCAACAGAAGAAATAGCAAGCTAAAGATAAAAATTCCATATCCTATAAAGGGTTTTAGTTTTATTTCAAGCCGCAACCCATAAAGTTGTGGCTTTTTTTAGTATAATAGATTAATTATTTTTTTTATAATTATTTTATTTTCTAACGCAGATGAAAAATGATTTTTTTCTTTGTACTGACTTAGTTATCGCATAAAATGTGTCCTAGAAATCAATTCTAAAGATTGTTTGTCATTTCGATAAACTGAAAATATTTTATGATAATGATTGGAAATTTTTATATTGTCAGTGGAACAAGAAAATTTTAAAGCTATCTTCTTTTTTTAAGTTAAAGTTGAATATTTTTTTGATAATGTTTTGTTATAAATATAGAAATTTGTATATTTGCTAATAATAACTAATGAAATTATAAATCTATGAAAGTATTAAAATTTATTTTAGGAATGGTAATTTCATTTGCATTAATCAATTCATGTAATGAAAATGAAGAAAAGTATGATTCATTGAATATTGAATAAACAGAGTCGACACTTTATTAGGTACAATCTTCAAGATTATGTTATGCTGATTGTATTTTTAATGATTGTGAGGTTTATTATTGTGATCCAGGTGACTCCCCTTATTGTCGATGTTCTTGGGGATTTGCAGAGTGTGGATGTACAAATAATAAAGGTGGTATTAAATCTCCGTCAATTATACAGCAATATAGATTGTCTAGTTATAAAACATTTTTAAGGGAGAATAATTTAAATACAATTAACGCTTCCGTAAATGAATTGCATGAGGCTATGACTAACAATGGTGTTGATAAATATCATAGAGAACTAGAAGTCTATAAAAATAAAATAGAAAATTTATCTTACAGTGATAAGATGTTGATTATTAATTGGTTCTATAACTAAAAAAATAAATGAAAAAAACATATTTTTTTCTTGTAGGGTTATTTATTTTACTATTTCTTTTTTTATGCACAGTTTCTATTTCTAATGTGACTGCAAATTCTATGTTTGGAACATTTTGCCAAGAATGTAAAATTTTTCAAACAGTATCAGGTGGTTCTTATTATGGTTTTGGATTTGGAAAGTGTAATGACCAGGTAGGTAAAATGAACAATCAAATTGATTTTAAAATGATTGAAAATTACATAGATTTTTTAGATAAAAATAGTTTTTCTTCATTGAGTAAAATTACGAATGATTTAATGATTCAACTTTTGTCTGAAAATTA
Coding sequences within it:
- a CDS encoding CcoQ/FixQ family Cbb3-type cytochrome c oxidase assembly chaperone; protein product: MLKFIKHNMETIAGIEIFPVIALLIFFLFFVGLTIWVMTYKKQTIDELSNIPLEKENETELNA
- a CDS encoding cbb3-type cytochrome c oxidase N-terminal domain-containing protein, with translation MKKYFPVYVRVPLLIALFYGLVEYFVDSGDQPAIVKFPELLILIALFVFVLIAIEITASASKSIMNQLMSPEERAERERLENLPLSEQVWFKKMMAKLTKSKSIEDEKSIELDHDYDGIKELDNDLPPWWVYLFYVTIIFGVIYLGKYHLFGGDNQLVELEKDIAKAELEIEEYKKTAPDLLTVENVVYLTEAADLAAGKAIYDQNCVACHAVDGGGGIGPNLTDNHWILGGDIKDIFTTISEGGRDGKGMVPWKAQIKPSDIQKVASYVKSLVGTTPANPKAAEGDLHVEDTSVTETTEEAPATEQPTEEIAS